One part of the Arabidopsis thaliana chromosome 4, partial sequence genome encodes these proteins:
- a CDS encoding C2 calcium/lipid-binding plant phosphoribosyltransferase family protein (C2 calcium/lipid-binding plant phosphoribosyltransferase family protein; CONTAINS InterPro DOMAIN/s: C2 membrane targeting protein (InterPro:IPR018029), C2 calcium/lipid-binding domain, CaLB (InterPro:IPR008973), Phosphoribosyltransferase C-terminal (InterPro:IPR013583), C2 calcium-dependent membrane targeting (InterPro:IPR000008); BEST Arabidopsis thaliana protein match is: C2 calcium/lipid-binding plant phosphoribosyltransferase family protein (TAIR:AT4G11610.1); Has 30201 Blast hits to 17322 proteins in 780 species: Archae - 12; Bacteria - 1396; Metazoa - 17338; Fungi - 3422; Plants - 5037; Viruses - 0; Other Eukaryotes - 2996 (source: NCBI BLink).), translated as MSNIKLGVEVISAQGLLQRDKHNSCSPFVELKFDNQIFRATTKHNDPNPVWHECFYFVVSDPSVLSTRTLEAHVYSYQNEFDAKPFLGKVRVNGTSFVPRSEAAPFNYPLEKRSVFSRARGELCLRVFITDDPSVTPSVPTPVPESPQAYSPSPRKEHVKSLITADASMATDERRELKPKTRTFHNSAPLVKQQPMMNYGIHEMRAAPMPPRVVQVNGPGPSLHQLPPDFSVKETSPLLGGGRIVGGRVVRGTERPTSGTYDLVEEMKFLYVRVVKARDLPNKDLTGSLDPYVVVKIGNFKGVTTHFNKNTDPEWNQVFAFAKDNLQSNFLEVMVKDKDILLDDFVGIVKFDLREVQSRVPPDSPLAPQWYRLENKRGEKKNYEIMLAVWSGTQADEAFGDATFSDSLVDSDSSNIISANLRSKVYHSPRLWYLRVQILEAQDVIIVSDKSRVPEVFVRVKVGNQMLRTKFPQRSNNPKWGDEFTFVVAEPFEDNLVLSVEDHTAPNRDEPVGKAVILMNDIEKRIDDKPFHDRWVHLEDSISDAMDVDKAKKVKFATRLRYKAVLDGGYHVFDESMYNSSDLRPSSRKLWKPAIGVLELGILNANVFHSMKTREGKGTSDTYVVAKYGHKWVRSRTVINSMNPKYNEQYTWEVFDPATVLTICVFDNAHFAAGDGGNKRDQPIGKVRIRLSTLQTGRVYTHAYPLLVLQPTGLKKRGELHLAVRFTCTSVSSMLMKYTKPLLPKMHYILPLSTNQQEALKMQAINIIIVRLGRSEPPLRREVVDYLTDWKSQLFSMRRSKANFNRFTTVFSGALSVWKWMEQVCTWKTPVTTALVHVLYTMLVTFPEMILPTVFLYMAVIGMWNYRFKPRFPPHMDAKLSYADNVNSDELDEEFDTFPTVRAPDIVKMRYDRLRSVAGKVQSVAGDIAAQGERVQALLSWRDPRATAIFVTFCFIIAMALYITPFKLVALLSGYYFMRHPKLRHRIPSAPVNFFRRLPAMTDSML; from the exons ATGAGCAATATAAAGCTAGGAGTTGAAGTGATAAGCGCACAGGGTCTGTTACAGAGAGATAAGCATAACTCATGTAGCCCTTTCGTGGAGCTCAAGTTCGACAACCAGATATTCCGCGCAACGACCAAACACAACGACCCAAATCCTGTCTGGCACGAGTGTTTTTACTTCGTTGTCTCTGACCCTTCCGTCTTGTCAACTCGTACGCTTGAAGCCCACGTTTACAGCTACCAGAACGAATTCGATGCTAAGCCCTTTCTTGGCAAAGTTCGAGTCAACGGAACATCTTTTGTTCCTCGCTCTGAAGCAGCTCCTTTCAATTACCCTTTAGAGAAACGCAGTGTTTTCTCTCGAGCCCGTGGAGAACTTTGCTTGAGAGTTTTTATCACAGACGACCCTTCTGTTACACCTTCTGTCCCAACCCCGGTTCCAGAATCTCCTCAAGCTTATAGCCCAAGTCCGCGTAAAGAACATGTGAAGTCCTTAATCACAGCCGATGCAAGTATGGCTACtgatgagagaagagagctAAAGCCTAAAACACGTACGTTTCATAACTCTGCCCCTTTAGTGAAACAACAGCCAATGATGAACTATGGCATCCACGAGATGAGAGCTGCACCGATGCCTCCAAGAGTGGTTCAAGTCAACGGTCCAGGTCCATCCTTGCACCAGCTGCCACCAGATTTCTCTGTCAAAGAAACAAGCCCTTTGCTCGGAGGTGGACGGATCGTTGGAGGACGAGTGGTTCGTGGTACAGAGAGGCCAACAAGCGGGACATATGATCTCGTTGAAGAGATGAAATTTCTCTACGTGAGAGTTGTGAAAGCGCGTGATCTCCCCAACAAAGACCTTACAGGAAGCCTAGACCCGTATGTCGTAGTAAAAATCGGAAACTTCAAAGGTGTTACCACACATTTTAACAAGAATACAGATCCCGAGTGGAACCAAGTCTTTGCCTTCGCTAAAGATAATCTTCAGTCGAACTTTCTTGAAGTTATGGTCAAGGATAAAGACATTCTCCTTGATGATTTTGTTGGGATCGTTAAATTCGATCTCCGTGAGGTTCAGTCTCGCGTTCCTCCTGATAGTCCTTTAGCTCCCCAGTGGTACAGACTGGAGAACAAGAGAGGCGAGAAGAAGAATTATGAGATAATGCTTGCTGTGTGGTCTGGAACTCAGGCTGATGAAGCTTTCGGGGATGCGACTTTCTCAGACTCATTGGTAGATTCAGACAGCTCCAACATTATATCCGCTAACCTGCGCTCAAAAGTGTACCATTCGCCTCGGCTATGGTACCTAAGGGTGCAAATATTGGAAGCTCAGGACGTCATCATCGTGTCTGACAAATCCCGTGTTCCAGAGGTCTTTGTGCGAGTAAAAGTCGGTAATCAGATGTTAAGGACTAAATTTCCCCAGAGAAGCAATAATCCAAAATGGGGTGATGAGTTCACGTTTGTAGTCGCGGAGCCGTTTGAGGATAACTTGGTCCTCTCCGTGGAAGATCACACTGCTCCTAACAGAGACGAGCCAGTAGGAAAAGCTGTGATTTTGATGAATGACATAGAGAAACGTATAGATGATAAACCTTTTCATGACCGATGGGTTCATCTTGAAGACTCCATCTCAGACGCTATGGATGTTGATAAAGCCAAGAAAGTGAAGTTCGCTACTAGGCTCCGGTATAAGGCGGTTCTCGATGGAGGCTACCACGTTTTTGATGAGTCCATGTATAACAGCAGTGATCTCAGACCTTCGTCGAGAAAGCTCTGGAAACCAGCAATTGGTGTCTTGGAGCTCGGGATACTTAACGCAAATGTGTTCCATTCGATGAAAACTCGGGAAGGGAAAGGTACTTCGGACACGTACGTTGTTGCCAAATACGGTCACAAATGGGTTCGGTCACGAACTGTGATCAACAGCATGAATCCAAAGTACAATGAGCAATACACATGGGAGGTTTTTGATCCTGCAACGGTTTTAACCATCTGCGTCTTTGACAACGCTCATTTCGCAGCAGGAGATGGCGGAAACAAGAGAGATCAGCCGATTGGGAAAGTCCGCATTAGACTCTCGACTCTTCAGACGGGCCGTGTGTACACGCATGCTTACCCTTTACTTGTTCTACAACCTACTGGTCTTAAGAAAAGAGGAGAGCTTCACTTAGCGGTGAGATTCACCTGCACATCGGTCTCCAGTATGCTGATGAAATACACAAAACCTCTCCTGCCTAAAATGCATTACATACTACCCTTATCCACAAACCAACAGGAAGCTCTTAAGATGCAGGCTATCAACATAATTATTGTTCGTTTAGGCCGGTCCGAGCCACCGCTGAGACGGGAAGTGGTTGACTATTTGACAGATTGGAAAAGTCAGCTGTTCAGCATGAGGAGAAGCAAAGCCAACTTCAATAGGTTCACGACAGTGTTCTCCGGTGCGCTGTCTGTTTGGAAATGGATGGAACAAGTGTGCACATGGAAGACTCCCGTGACGACGGCTCTGGTGCACGTGCTCTACACTATGCTTGTGACGTTCCCGGAGATGATTTTGCCGACTGTGTTTCTGTATATGGCTGTGATTGGGATGTGGAATTACAGGTTTAAGCCTAGATTTCCTCCTCATATGGACGCCAAACTATCTTATGCAGACAATGTAAATTCTGATGAGCTTGACGAAGAGTTTGATACCTTCCCGACCGTAAGGGCTCCGGACATTGTGAAAATGAg GTACGACCGGCTGAGATCTGTGGCCGGGAAGGTACAGTCGGTGGCTGGAGACATAGCCGCACAAGGAGAGCGAGTGCAAGCGTTGCTGAGCTGGCGTGATCCACGCGCCACCGCAATATTCGTGACGTTCTGTTTCATTATTGCCATGGCTCTCTACATTACCCCTTTTAAACTTGTCGCTCTGTTATCCGGTTACTACTTCATGCGACATCCAAAGCTCCGACACCGCATTCCCTCCGCTCCCGTCAACTTTTTCCGGCGACTTCCAGCCATGACCGACTCTATGCTGTGA
- the BSK3 gene encoding BR-signaling kinase 3 yields the protein MGGQCSSLSCCRNTSHKTAVLEAPDVDNGESSEITDVPNFREYTLEQLKAATSGFAVEYIVSEHGEKAPNVVYKGKLENQKKIAVKRFTRMAWPDSRQFLEEARSVGQLRSERMANLLGCCCEGDERLLVAEFMPNETLAKHLFHWETQPMKWTMRLRVVLYLAQALEYCTSKGRTLYHDLNAYRVLFDEECNPRLSTFGLMKNSRDGKSYSTNLAFTPPEYLRTGRITPESVIYSFGTLLLDLLSGKHIPPSHALDLIRDRNLQTLTDSCLDGQFSDSDGTELVRLASRCLQYEARERPNTKSLVTALTPLQKETEVLSHVLMGLPHSGSVSPLSPLGEACSRRDLTAMLEILEKLGYKDDEGVTNELSFHMWTDQMQESLNSKKKGDVAFRQKDFREAIECYTQFIDGGMISPTVCARRSLCYLMSDMPKEALDDAIQAQVISPVWHVASYLQSASLGILGMEKESQIALKEGSNLEAKMNGVPRVK from the exons ATGGGAGGTCAATGCTCTAGCCTGAGTTGTTGCAGGAACACTTCACACAAGACAGCTGTTCTTGAAGCTCCTGATGTTG ATAATGGAGAGAGTAGTGAGATCACTGATGTTCCTAATTTCCGGGAGTATACTTTAGAACAGCTTAAGGCAGCTACTTCTGGTTTTGCCGTGGAGTATATTGTATCTGAACATGGAGAAAAGGCTCCAAATGTTGTCTATAAAGGGAAATTGGAGAACCAAAAGAAGATTGCTGTCAAGCGTTTTACTAGAATGGCCTGGCCTGATTCACGACAGTTCTTG GAGGAAGCGAGGTCGGTTGGTCAGCTACGGAGTGAGAGAATGGCCAATTTACTCGGATGTTGCTGCGAAGGTGACGAGAGGTTACTTGTAGCAGAGTTTATGCCTAATGAAACACTAGCCAAACACCTTTTTCACT GGGAAACTCAACCTATGAAATGGACTATGAGGCTACGAGTTGTTTTATATCTAGCACAAGCTCTTGAATACTGCACCAGCAAAGGCCGTACTCTTTACCACGACCTCAATGCTTACCgggttttgtttgatgag GAATGCAATCCAAGACTATCTACTTTTGGCTTGATGAAGAATAGTCGGGATGGAAAAAGTTACAGCACTAATCTTGCTTTCACCCCTCCTGAATATCTACGAACTG GGAGAATTACTCCAGAGAGTGTAATATACAGCTTTGGCACTCTTCTGCTTGATCTTCTCAGCGGAAAACATATACCTCCTAGCCAT GCCCTTGATCTGATTAGAGACAGAAATCTCCAGACGCTAACTGATTCTTGCCTAGATGGGCAGTTTTCTGATAGTGATGGTACAGAGCTAGTACGCCTAGCTTCTCGTTGTCTTCAGTATGAAGCTCGTGAGCGGCCAAACACCAAATCTTTAGTGACTGCCTTGACACCTCTTCAGAAGGAGACAGAG GTCCTGTCTCATGTTCTAATGGGTCTACCTCACAGTGGTTCAGTCTCTCCTCTGTCCCCTCTTGGTGAGGCTTGTTCAAGAAGGGACCTGACCGCTATGCTTGAGATCCTGGAGAAACTTGGATACAAAGACGACGAGGGTGTCACCAATGAG CTCTCGTTTCATATGTGGACAGACCAGATGCAAGAGTCTTTGAACTCGAAGAAGAAGGGTGATGTGGCTTTCAGGCAAAAAGACTTTAGAGAGGCCATCGAGTGTTACACACAG TTTATTGATGGAGGAATGATCTCTCCAACAGTGTGTGCTCGGCGTAGTCTGTGTTACCTAATGAGTGACATGCCGAAAGAAGCTTTAGATGATGCAATTCAGGCTCAAGTGATCTCTCCCGTGTGGCATGTCGCATCATATCTGCAGTCTGCTTCCCTTGGTATCCTGGGAATGGAGAAGGAATCTCAAATCGCACTGAAAGAGGGCTCGAACCTTGAAGCAAAGATGAATGGAGTTCCCCGAGTGAAGTAA
- the SK32 gene encoding shaggy-like protein kinase 32 (shaggy-like protein kinase 32 (SK32); FUNCTIONS IN: kinase activity; INVOLVED IN: response to brassinosteroid stimulus; LOCATED IN: cytosol, nucleus; EXPRESSED IN: 26 plant structures; EXPRESSED DURING: 15 growth stages; CONTAINS InterPro DOMAIN/s: Protein kinase, ATP binding site (InterPro:IPR017441), Serine/threonine-protein kinase domain (InterPro:IPR002290), Serine/threonine-protein kinase-like domain (InterPro:IPR017442), Protein kinase-like domain (InterPro:IPR011009), Serine/threonine-protein kinase, active site (InterPro:IPR008271), Protein kinase, catalytic domain (InterPro:IPR000719), Tyrosine-protein kinase, catalytic domain (InterPro:IPR020635); BEST Arabidopsis thaliana protein match is: shaggy-like kinase 13 (TAIR:AT5G14640.1); Has 1807 Blast hits to 1807 proteins in 277 species: Archae - 0; Bacteria - 0; Metazoa - 736; Fungi - 347; Plants - 385; Viruses - 0; Other Eukaryotes - 339 (source: NCBI BLink).): MNVMRRLKSIASGRTSISSDPGGDYALKRAKLDQENDNLCVDPMQVDQNSSCFEMKADVLSQESVAGTSNVPAVSEKPVDDQLPDVMIEMKIRDERNANREDKDMETTVVNGSGTETGQVITTTVGGRDGKPKQTISYMAQRVVGTGSFGVVFQAKCLETGEQVAIKKVLQDKRYKNRELQIMRLQDHPNVVRLRHSFFSTTDKDELYLNLVLEYVPETVYRASKHYTKMNQHMPIIFVQLYTYQICRALNYLHRVVGVCHRDIKPQNLLVNPQTHQLKICDFGSAKMLVPGEPNISYICSRYYRAPELIFGATEYTNAIDMWSGGCVMAELLLGQPLFPGESGIDQLVEIIKILGTPTREEIRCMNPNYTEFKFPQIKAHPWHKIFHKRMPPEAVDLVSRLLQYSPNLRCTALEACAHPFFDDLRDPNVSLPNGRALPPLFNFTAQELAGASTELRQRLIPAHCQGTGSSS; the protein is encoded by the exons GGTGGGGACTATGCGTTGAAGAGAGCTAAGCTGGATCAAGAGAACGACAACTTGTGTGTTGATCCAATGCAGGTTGACCAAAATAGTTCTTGTTTTGAGATGAAAGCTGACGTTTTGTCACAAGAAAGTGTTGCTGGAACGTCAAATGTGCCTGCTGTATCGGAAAAACCCGTGGATGATCAGCTTCCCGATGTTATGATCGAAATGAAGATTAGAGACGAGCGAAATGCCAACCGCGAGGATAAG GATATGGAAACAACTGTTGTAAACGGCAGTGGGACCGAAACGGGACAAGTTATTACGACGACAGTTGGGGGTAGAGATGGAAAGCCAAAGCAG aCTATCTCATACATGGCCCAGCGAGTGGTTGGAACCGGCTCATTCGGAGTAGTGTTCCAG GCCAAGTGCCTGGAAACGGGTGAACAAGTTGCAATTAAGAAGGTTCTGCAGGATAAAAGATACAAGAACAGAGAACTTCAGATCATGCGTTTGCAAGACCATCCCAACGTTGTGCGGCTGAGgcattctttcttttcaacaACTGACAAGGATGAGCTGTATCTCAACCTTGTCCTTGAGTATGTTCCCGAAACTGTATACAGAGCATCGAAGCACTATACCAAAATGAATCAGCATATGCCAATTATCTTTGTTCAGCTCTATACTTATCAG ATTTGCCGTGCGCTGAACTACTTACATCGCGTGGTTGGGGTGTGTCACCGTGACATTAAGCCACAAAATCTACTG GTTAATCCCCAAACtcatcaattaaaaatatgcGATTTTGGAAGCGCAAAGATGTTG GTACCCGGTGAACCTAACATATCCTATATATGCTCCCGGTACTACAGGGCCCCAGAACTTATATTTGGGGCGACAGAGTATACCAATGCCATTGACATGTGGTCCGGCGGTTGTGTCATGGCAGAGCTTTTACTTGGTCAA CCACTGTTTCCCGGGGAAAGTGGCATTGATCAGCTGGTGGAGATAATCAAG ATTCTTGGGACGCCTACAAGAGAAGAAATACGGTGTATGAATCCGAATTACACAGAGTTCAAGTTTCCTCAAATCAAAGCTCACCCGTGGCACAAG ATTTTCCACAAGCGAATGCCACCTGAAGCAGTAGACCTCGTCTCAAGACTCCTTCAGTACTCACCAAACCTTCGTTGCACTGCA TTGGAAGCTTGTGCACACCCCTTCTTTGATGACTTACGGGATCCAAATGTTTCACTGCCAAATGGAAGAGCACTGCCTCCATTGTTTAACTTCACTGCCCAAG AACTTGCGGGTGCATCAACAGAGCTGCGACAGCGTCTAATTCCAGCACATTGCCAGGGAACGGGAAGTAGCTCTTAG